The genomic segment GACCGGCCGGGGTCCGAAATAGCGCGCGTCGCGGCTGTCGTCGCGGTTGTCTCCCATCAGGAAGACGGAGCCCGGGGGGACGACGACGGGTCCGAACGTCCGCATGGCCGGCCGATCGGGGAGGACCTGGACCGGGTGCGGCCTTCCCCCGAGGTCTTCCGTTCCGACCCATCGGAACGGCTCCTCTCCGTCCGGGGCGACGGGGTGCATCCGGAGCGTCTGGGAGACGCCGTTGACGAAGAGGCGCTCGTTCTGGAGGCGGACGACGTCCCCCGGCAGCCCGACGACGCGTTTGACGAGGGGGACGGCGCCTCCGTCGGGGTTTCGGAGCACGACGACGTCGCCGCGCCGCGGGGAGCCCGTCGGGAACAGGCGGAGCGCGGTGAACGGAAACCGGATCTGGTACGCGCACTTGAGAACGAACACCCGATCCCCTTCGAGGATCGTCGGCTTCATCGAGCCGGTCGGAACCTGGTACCAGTCGGCGAGGACCGACCGGCCGGTGAAGAGGAGGAGCGCGATCAAGGCGAGCTGGCGGAGCTCTCCCAGGATGCGCGCGGCGCGGCTCGGAGGGGACACCTCGGGCGGGGCTTCGGGGGCGTGGTCGGGCATGGGAGCCGAAGGCTATACGCCCGGACGGGAGGCGTCAAACGCTGCGCGGCGGGCCGCGATTGCGATACGATCCCGGCGATGTTCCGCCGGGTCTCGACTCTCCTGCTCGCGATTTCCCTCGCCGCCTCGACGCGGATCGCCCAGGCGTGCCCGCTCTGCGCGGACAATCTCGCCAACGACGTCTACGGCAAGAATCCGACGCAGCTCGGGCGTGGATTCTTCTGGTCGATCATCTTCATGATGGCGCTGCCGTTCGTGACGGTCGGAATCGTCGCCGCGCGGATCCTGATCGCCCGACGCCGGCGGAGCGCCGCGCGCGACGCCGCCGCGGGCGGGGCTTCGCCCGAACGCGCCGGCGCGATGGGGCTTCCCGAAGC from the Thermoanaerobaculia bacterium genome contains:
- the lepB gene encoding signal peptidase I, which encodes MPDHAPEAPPEVSPPSRAARILGELRQLALIALLLFTGRSVLADWYQVPTGSMKPTILEGDRVFVLKCAYQIRFPFTALRLFPTGSPRRGDVVVLRNPDGGAVPLVKRVVGLPGDVVRLQNERLFVNGVSQTLRMHPVAPDGEEPFRWVGTEDLGGRPHPVQVLPDRPAMRTFGPVVVPPGSVFLMGDNRDDSRDARYFGPRPVSDLLGKAEGIFWSWHPEILKGPRLARFGRPFATAPKL